In Candidatus Methylomirabilota bacterium, a single window of DNA contains:
- a CDS encoding GNAT family N-acetyltransferase, which produces MVASISLVAPARAEDVSGVIALIGRVFAEYGFVWDPVAEVPDLLDFQAHYVPPRGAFFVVWQGDRIVGSAGIERLDEDTAELHRLYLDADLRGRGLGQMLVGEVIGWCRARDISRLLLWSDTRFERAHRLYTRMGFRQSGERVLPGDVNQTREYRFERPV; this is translated from the coding sequence ATGGTGGCCAGCATCTCGCTCGTCGCGCCGGCGCGCGCCGAGGACGTCTCCGGGGTCATCGCCCTCATCGGCCGTGTGTTCGCGGAATACGGCTTCGTCTGGGATCCGGTTGCCGAGGTGCCCGACCTGCTCGACTTCCAGGCCCACTACGTGCCCCCGCGGGGCGCGTTCTTCGTCGTGTGGCAGGGCGATCGCATCGTGGGGTCGGCCGGTATCGAGCGGCTCGACGAGGACACCGCGGAGCTCCATCGCCTCTATCTCGATGCCGACCTCCGCGGGCGCGGCCTGGGGCAGATGCTGGTCGGCGAGGTCATCGGCTGGTGCCGGGCCCGGGACATCTCACGGCTCCTCCTCTGGTCGGACACGCGGTTCGAGCGAGCCCACCGCCTCTACACGCGAATGGGATTCCGGCAGAGCGGCGAGCGCGTGCTGCCCGGCGACGTCAACCAGACGCGCGAGTACCGCTTCGAGCGCCCGGTCTAG